The DNA sequence TGGCTGATCCAGAGGAATGAGCGTGTAGCTGTCCGCTACCTCGACCAGCCGTCCTTGTGGGAGGACTTCGGCGAGGCGCCGTCCGTGCTCGAGCGGCATGACGCGGTCTTGGCTCGCCCAGACGATGAGGGCGGGGCGATCAAAGCTCGGCAGGCATTTCGCGGCGTCGAGCATGAGGTGCTTGTCCGCCGCGGCCGCGCGCAGGACTCGGACGGTGTCGTGACGGATGTCGCGCTGCTGCAGGACCGGTTTCATCCAGGGGGCAGTGGCGGTGTCCCCTCGCTTCGTCAGCCATCCGAATGCGATCGGGAGTCGCCGGAGCGGACGCAGGCGCATCTGCTGCATGAACAGGCCGAACAATGCGGGCGGCAGCTTGCCGGTCAGCACCAGCGTCTTCCCGGTCAGGCCCGGCGGGAAGTTGTCGAACGCGTCGCAGGAGGCGAGAACGATCCGGCTGACGCGAGCGGTGTCGTCGCAGATCATCAGCTGAACGAGCGCCCCGCCGGTGTCGTTGCCGACGACGGTGACGTCGCGCAGGTGGAGGCGGTCGAGGAGCTCAGCGACGAGCCGCGCGATCCCGCGCAGCGACAGGTCCGCGTCGGCGCGCATCGCGTGGCGGTGCGCCCCCAGCGGTAGCGTCGGCACCACGCATCTGTGATCGCCGGAGAGGTCGGCGATCACGTCGTCCCAGAGGGAGGCATCCATCAGGAGCCCGTGCAGCAGCACAAGCGTCGGACCGTCGCCGCCGGTGTCCTCGTATTCGATCGTCCCGGCGGACAGCTCGATCTGGCTCATCGTCATCCTCTCAGTTGACGCCCGGAACTGACGCGGCCGGGCGGTCTGGTCATCTCATCCGCGAGTCGCCGCCCGGCTGCCCGCGGACTTCGATACGGCCGGCTACGGACGCCCGCGTTTTCATCCGCGGCCGTGGGCACCCGGCACCGCCGTCATCTTGATCGTCGGCAAGCTCATCGTCTGGCGCGACCGCTGGTCACCGAAGTAGCCGCCTATCCGCTCACGTCCTAACTGGCGATTCCGATGATTTGGTGGATCGTCTCCGGCTGACCGAGC is a window from the Actinomycetes bacterium genome containing:
- a CDS encoding alpha/beta hydrolase, which encodes MSQIELSAGTIEYEDTGGDGPTLVLLHGLLMDASLWDDVIADLSGDHRCVVPTLPLGAHRHAMRADADLSLRGIARLVAELLDRLHLRDVTVVGNDTGGALVQLMICDDTARVSRIVLASCDAFDNFPPGLTGKTLVLTGKLPPALFGLFMQQMRLRPLRRLPIAFGWLTKRGDTATAPWMKPVLQQRDIRHDTVRVLRAAAADKHLMLDAAKCLPSFDRPALIVWASQDRVMPLEHGRRLAEVLPQGRLVEVADSYTLIPLDQPIGLARIVRDFTRESDSSPH